CACCTTctttaaaagacaaaaccaaGAACCATCCCCCACTTCACCACTAACTGTGATGGTTAGTTACTTTAGGCTTTGCCCTTTCAGCAAACAGTTACTTGTTTGGATTTTGGATTCCAAAGTAAAAAAGGCACAGCAGATTCAGACATTTTAAAGCTAGCActggttttaaaaatgtttgctgCAATTGCCATGACAACCAACATGATTAAGCCCTTTTTAATCTGAGCAAAAAGCAGTAATCTCAAAAAGACAGTGCTGACtaggaaaatagaaaatggaaatggaatgGCAATTATTTCACTTCCTTACCAGTATGCCACTTCAGCTGGGCTGTATTTTACGATTTCCAGGAACCAACCATGATTGCTTTATGCTTCTTTTCAAAGAATGGAACCAGGTACGAGGCAGGACCTTGCAGTCCAACTGAGTTTTTAGGCATAATGTGTATTTTTCACCTGTGCATTGCCCATATTAgcctttaatatttttctactttttaggTTCTAATCTTGCATTTCTACAAAAGGAGATGCTCTAAGTGCAGCAAATACTGCAGCCTGAGTAAGAGAGCAGTCTTTTCCACACCCAGATTGTTACCTGGCTTTCTGCAGGTTGTACCACACAGAGTACTCATCACGACAGGCAGTCAGGTGCAGCTTCTCACCCTGCAGAACTGGCTCCTCAcgtggaagaaaataaacacactGCATCCAGTGATCCCTCCACTGAAAAGGGTTGATATACAAAACCTCAGAAACTCACTCATAAATAGCAAATGGAAAGTAAACAAATAGCAGGAAATCAATTAGGAAGAATGGGTACAATTTTGAAAATGCAGGATTAATTTAAAGAATCTTGTTCAATTTAGCAAGGCTGAATAAAGACCAATATCACACATTGAATAATATTGATTTCTTGCAACAGAATAAATCCAAGACCATTGGCTTGCTCACTGGCCAAGCTTCTACTGCAACCAAatgaaaaacaacccaaaattGCTTTGCATTTATTAATGCTGTTTACCCTCCATGGTTAACTTGTGTTAGAAACCTGAACTGCTGACAGCCTCATGCACCCAGAATTGTCACTTAGTGTCACTCTGATCACAGCACAACTACTATGTGTTTCAAAAAGCTGGTTTTTGCACTGCAAATATCCTATGCTGATCAGTCAGTCTAAGCTGAACACCTCCAAATTgataatttcaaattttattcTCAAACATGCTAATTGTAGACAATCATTTTGTCCTTTGAACTTCCTTTTGACAAAGTTCATCCTACTGGTAAATTCACTCACAAAAACCACAGCAATCTGACTTAATAGTGATAGTATCTCTGTAATTATCCATAACAATCCAGCACTTTCCTACAACAGCCTCTTTTGTTTTAATGAGAGTATAAATATACTACCATGAACATAAAACTTACTTGGAAATTTAATAGAAGAACTACAAGGAAGCAAAGCACAGACTAACATTTTAACCAGAGACAGAGACTAGTTAAGGAAAAAGATAtggacatttttatttcttgaacaTAAAAGAAATAACGATATCTGGAAGAACAACTTCAGTCTTTAAGTTTTACAAAAAAGATCACTGTTTAATGTTTACCATTAAAGAAAACCTCAAATGGGCATATACCATAGCTAAAATTTCTACAATTTGCTTATTTAGCATCTTCCAATACATTAAATACTAAGTTCCTAAGCAAAGTTCCTAAGCAATTTAAGGCAGAGCTGCTTAAATCCCCCAGTACTCCAAAGGATTGCTCAGTCATCTGACAATGGTATCTGAAGGCTCAGTATTTTACCTGCAAAGCAGAAGTGGGTTTTACCCAGTAGGGAGCCATTGAGCAATTTATCATCCCAGAGGGGTCCATGTCAATATCCCACCAGGAAAGTACAATTTGTGCCTTGCCAGATTTcacagcctccagctgcacTCTATAGCAGGTAGAAGCACTCTGTACTGGCTTACTGAAATCCACACTGCAGGGAAGCATGAAAAttgtaaaaagaaatattagaaaGGAAATTGTAAAATGAATTCTTCAGAAATTCTCATCAGTTTCTTAAGCTCAGTACACAGCTTATATGAAAGGCATAAGAGGATAACTTTGTTTTGAACAAAACAATATCTCCCTTACCTGAACATTTTCACCACATCACTAAGGGTACTGAAGTCACCTGAAGGCATCTGGTTCAGCTGGATATCACAAACAGAAGGAAGACCTGGACAGTTCTCCATTTCTGAAGGTGGAACAAGTATTTTTTCACCATCCTCTGCTTCAACATGAACAGGAAAGAGTTTCTTCCAGGACCACATTCTTCTGGATTCCACTAACTGGACATAGACTGTTGCCCTGTGAGGCACTGCCTCACATCCTTCCTGAGTATTCAAAACAAAGGGTAAATACATTCAACAAGTTTCACTTATTGACATAAGTGAGATTAAATCAACTGAAATTCAATCTCATTTAAAGAAAAGTTGGACTGGGAGCTTTGAAATCTAAAATACAAGTTATTTTAGAGACTTTTGTAACATTAGAGCAATTTGTCTCTCTGTGAAACAGAATACACATATCTGTCCTGTTCAGTGTGCTTCAGCAAGGCCAGATTTCTTCATTAATCATGCAATATTATCAGTTGACTAGCCTCAgttaaaattgcatttcctttATTGTTCTGAAATAAGAGATCTAGCTTGAGCTTCTCAGGACAGAAAACTACTAAGCTATCAACAGTAAAAGAGAGTTACTGATTGTaatgagaaaataagaaaaataatggtttaaatatttatgcaagGACAACTTTGTATCCATGTTTAAAGAGTGGAAAACATACAAGTTGTCCTAAAATCCCACTAAGCACTAAGAGCGAACCATGAAGTTCAAAAACAATGCATTAACAGAAAAAAGACTAATTGCAATTAAGAGTTCTATATAGAAAGCAGTACAAAGTTATGGAGTGTTACTGTCTTTATATGGTGTCTTCTAAACTCATGAATGGAAACTTGGAAACCTAAACGAAGTTCTGCCATCCACATTTTAATGAAgggaaaatattagaaaatgtAAAAGAGAAAGCTCCAAAATTATACCCATAGATTATAAGTCCAAAAAAAGAGTTGTTATTTAAATAcactgttaaaatattttcacatgcAAAATGCACATGGAGTAGTAAAAACACAATAGAAAAAATATCCAACCAAAAATGTATCAATGCCTGGAAGTAAAGCTCATCAAATTtagcataattttttaaaatatcttggGACAAAGTTATTATTAAGGAGAACTTCAAATCAGAACTGGATGCCTTTCTGAAAGACATTTGTTAACCAGTAAGTTATTGGTTTCAACACAAAGCAACTAGGTGTACTTTCAGAGCCTGTGACTTACAATATGAACTCAAATAGCTTTATTCTAGGAATGAATCTAGTAAATTATTGACTGAATAAGAAACTAGCAGAGCTGATGGTGTATTTACCAAGAGATACAGAAGCCTAAGTTCTGTATAATCTCTATCCTACTtcaaaaaaaggcagaaaaatttcTGTAGTGATAGATGTGACACATTCCCTATATTTTCTTACCTGTACAAGATATTTGTGTGCATGCTCATAGGTTGGTAAAGCTCCTTCTCCAATCAGCTCTGTATCAAATAATTCTGTTACAAGGATGTTTGCTCGACACTGCATATCTCCATCTGAAAGATACAAATTAACATTGAAATGTTAAATCTTTTACCTGAATACACAAGTAATTAAAAACTTATTCCTGTTAAAGAGTCTGCAGAAgactggaaattattttccatttgaaatacAAATGGTTACTGAAATATTACCAGAACACTTTCTTCCAAAGTAGATTTCCAGTGTTACTTTCTAGAATGTAAAGTATCACTGAACCCTTAAGGTTGGAGAAGACCTTTAAGATCTAAAGTCCAACCACTAACCCAGCACCATCACCATGTcccaccactaacccatgtccccatgtgccATATCCACATGtttttgagcacttccagggatgctgacTCTACCCTTTCCCTAGGCAGTCTTTTTGATGCTTTAACACCCCTCCTGTGAAATTTTCCGAAtctccaatctaaaccttccctggcacaacttgaggccatttcctgtCATCCTgtcacctgggagaagaggccaacccTCACCTTTCTCACCCAATAACTCCTTTCAGCTGTAGAGATGAGGGTTTGCCtaagcctcctcttctccaacCTGAAcgcatcccagctccctcagtgcaCTCAATACACTTGTTTTAATCAAAAAAAAGGTGTAAGAAATAACAGTAAGACCTTTTCCTTCACGATTTTCAGGTATTTGCCCATTTTTTTAAGCCTAGCCTACTTTTCTCACCTGGGCCAACTGTGACTTCAGTGGAATGCTTGTTGATTACTTTGATCTTGTCAGAAAAACCATTTTTCTCCACTATCTTCACAGCAGCATTAGCCATGGGCTTGAACACCTGTGAACAGCGAGAGTGCAACAAAATGGTTCCCTTCAAGTCAGCTTTCAAAAATGGAAGGGCACCTACACAAAATGCAATatatttaattctgaaaaaaaaattaacatattCTTATCTTTTCCTATGTTTGAAGTTCATTACCATGAAACAAGGCAATGAGCCTCACTTGAAAAATTCAGAGCTTCACTGTTAGTTATTGGCTGCCTCCAAAGGCTACTCCAATTTAACTTTTGAAACACAAGAATACACATTAATACTGCAGCATTTACATTAAACAAATTCAtttctttgtaaaaataaagataCCTATACATGCATCAACAGAAGCCCCTAAAGACTTACATGTGCTCAAGCCACTATGTCAATGAAACCAAAACACCCAGCAATGAAATACTCACTGCTTGTATTAACAGTGTAATTGTCAAGAGAACTTCTGTTTCATTCAGAACAAAAATAACAGAGATAGTACACAACCTGAAAATAAGAGCATCCCAAAGAACATATTGAATATGTGCAACCCCTAACAAACACTCACCTCAATGGCATAGCAGAAATCTGCCCCAGCTGAAGCTGCCATCATGGACAGGAGTCCTGTGCCAGTCCCTATGTCCAGCACAATTGCTTTCTCACCTCTCTCCTTTACTCTGCTCACTGCAGCATGAATACCTTGGTAGTATTTCACAttctgtggaaaagaaaaaaaatcagcaaccTTTTATccatttatgtttttaatttttgtgcagAAATCTTGCACTCTTTGACTGTGAGTTTATAATCAGAAAAAGTCCTACAGACACTCCTCATGCCAAGCAGTCACACCAAAGCCATTTTCAGCAGTAACAAGTGTAACTGACAGAACCAGCCCATTTAAAGTACATTAATATTTATCACAATGTTCATATTACTATTGGTCAATCAGCTATTCATAACCTATGTATGATTTCCAAATGTCATATATTTTCCCAAGTAAATAATAATCAGATCCATGGGAGATAATACAGGTTTTCTGATTAATTTTCCCCTGCAGGACCACTCAAATAGTCATATTCTCCCTATGGCAGTACAAGAGCTGAAGTATCTTGTTTAGATTCCTCTCTTCATTTACTCAAAAAAGTTCACACATGAGAATTAAACCTGTGTAAATTCTGGGTTTTAGTTACAGGCCATTAAACAGAGCTATAAGCATCaacaacaggaagaaaataaatgctgtcAGCCACAAGATACAGATTTATATggttatattttctttataacaACCTACTGTAAGATATTCCTTTCCAAATGATTTATCTAGCCTTTCCAAGGAATAGACAACCTTTGATTATACATTTGGAAGGTCTGCTGGACCCCCTTCTCAACAATTCTAGTCAACAACTTTGATACATATAATTCCAATAGCTGTTTTTATCACTCACACACAACCTGCTGCCTCTACAAAGTTTATTAAATGCCTTATCCCACTGACAAGTTTTAATTCAATATGAAATCAATATTCATTGTGGAGGcaccaaaaaaatctttcaaaatgtTATTGATGGAAGGCTGACTTAATGGCTAGAGGAAAATGAACATTTGAACTATTCACTCCAGACTTCATCATGCCTGTACATATGGTAGAAATACCACAGAAGAACAAACTTACATATACTCCTATAAAAACTTAGAAGCCCAGCTCCACTTTTACAACCTTTGAAATTTCATCTAACGAGCGCTCTGTCAAAAATCTCAAACACAGAAGAGCAAAACTGGCTACTGAATATAAAAATGTTCTGCAGTAAACAACAGAACAGTAAAGTCAGATGTAAGAAGGCATTTGTTGATTTAAGAGCAGGTCTGGTACCTTAGAGAGTACAAAAATGTgatcattttatttttcagtgacaGCTATTCAAGAGAAATGCAATGGCTCTTTTCCCTCCATTCAAAAGGGTTTTGGTTCTGTACTTACTCTGTCCTTATCATGAAGCATATCTGCATAGCGTGACCTGCAATAAAAGATATTCCAGTTTAAATACTCCATTCTGCAAAGCAActggtccctgtgccccacaaATGTACAAACTGACACACTCTGGGAAGACCTAAAGTGTTTCTCTAATCTAAGGGATAATGTAATTTCAGTGATCTGGCCATCAGCATATAAATCAACTAATGAATCACTGGCACAAATCCTCTCCACAGCAATGGACCCAAGGGATAGACAGATGTAGGGACAAACAGCTGTGAAGTAGCACCTGAGACACACATAGAGTCCTACACAGCAACGAAAGACACTGAGACTTAAACTTCTTTGGTTCCCATTTCTTCATGAGTTCCACTActcaaaaataccccaaaatataTCTTCTCACTTTCGCTGGCTATTACACTAAGCTCTTAAAAAGCTACACCAAGAACAGACAACCGGCAGTTACATGTTGCACTGCCATTTAAAAGCAATTTGGTAAATGCATTTTGTCCCAGCTCAGACACTGTCAGTATCAGGATGAGCTGGacagaaaacatatttaaaaagtTAGAAGGAAACTACTTGGAGAATGGTTTATAACATTTTACGTTGACAGTTCTCCTCTGTACACCACTGGGCACATTTACTGACATTTAGACTATTCTACAGTCTGTTCACCTCATGCCCTTGGAACTTCTACAAAGACAGACCCCCAAGCTGCCCGTAAAAAAAATGTTGGATTTGCCCATTTTTCAGTGGCCTTTAACAGAACAAGCCACTTTTCCAAGCATACCTTGCAATCTCCTGGTGGTAGTCATAGTCCTCACCCTCTTCCAGCCACTCCATCGAGCCAGTGGTTGGATTGGCTCTTCCACAGAATGTCTTCATGATCAATCTCAAGCCGTATTGTATTATTTATGTATTGTGTGCAGCTTTGCTTTCACTTCAACAGAATACACCAAATGCTGgctgtgaaaaaaaaccaaaaacaaaccaagcatAAAACTTTTAGTAAACACAAGTATCGCTTTAGCTCTTGTACATTTCCCCCACTACATCTGTTTTAGCCATTAGTACTGGTGACCGCTTTATGCTTTTTTCCTAAGGACGTTTTAAGCTAAAATATGTCACCTAGCCCTGCACTGAAAGGGGACCCTGAAGATCATCCAGGTGTAACCCCTGAGAACACAACGCAGGAAAGAAACCAACACAGCAGTAAATCCTCATGGAAGAGCATCCCTTCAGTGGATCAGGCCGGCGGCGGCCCCTCCCCCGGAGTCCCCAAGGGGGAACCGGCACAGGCCCGGCCCTTCCCTGCCTCAGGAACGAGCTGCGATGGGGCACGGCCGGAGCGCTCCCCGCCATCCCCAGCCCGGAACCAGCGCAGCGGGCCCGAGAAGCCGCGGGCTCGTCCCTCCTCAGAGCCCCAGGCCGGCAGCTCCCACATGCCGCGTGTGCCCACCTTGAACCCCGCGGGTGTGCCCGCCCCGGATGCCGCGTGTGCCTGCCCCGGACACCGCGTGTATCCGCCCCGAGCGCCGCTCgtgcccgccccggccccgcgtGTCCCTGTCCCGCACACGCCGTCACTCCCCGCCGCCGCTGAGCCCGAGCCGCGGGGCCGGCGCTGTGCGGGCGCTCCGCCCTCTCGCAGTCACCATGGCGGGCGCGGCCGTGCTGCGTGTGCGGCGGAAGCGCGGCGGCTCCGAGCCGGCCGAGGCGCTGCTTCTGGCCTGCAAGCGGCGCCGGGCCGAGCCCGTAGAGAACAACCTCTTCAAGCTCGCAGCGACCGTCTCCTCCAAGGTATCGGgtcgggccgggccgggccgggcggaaTGGGCCGGGCGGATTGGGCCGGTGCTCCTGGAGGGGTTTGCAAAGCAGCGCCTCTCTCTGGCTGCTCCTCGCGGCCTTTCGGGGCTCcgctctggctgtgctgccctgcacagtAGCCCGGCCCCGGGCAGCGCCGTCCGCTGCCGCTAACCGAGGGCACGGCGGCTCCTCCCGCGCTGTGACAGCCGCGGACAcggcaggagcacagctccgGCCCACAGCACCCGCCCCCGGGACAGGCTGTGCGCGGCACTCGCTTCTCTACACTTTTCTACACTCTTCCTCACTTGGAAGCTACACAACAGTCAATAAGTAGAGCTTGAATTTCTGCCTAGAGAGATGCTGAAGCTCCGCCCTACAGGGATAACAGCCTCCATCCAGCCTTTTCTATTGAGTAAGAATAGGGAAATGGTCTTCTTAGGATAAAGTAAAGGATATTGTGCGCTAAATTTAGGTCTGCTGCAGTCTTCCAAAGGCATGTGTTTTTCTTTGGAGAGCTATTTTGTACCACAAAGttgtttaaaaatcaaattgaaATAGCCTTAGGACTTCTAGATCTTGGGACTTTTCTCCCCTTATAACAAGAGAATATTATGATTATGTTGCTTAAAGTCATAGTAGAAGTTACTTGAATGTTAGGATTACTGGTATTGCAGTTCTTCATCCCTTCCAGGAAGGAATATGACTTGCTATATTGATGTTTTCATtacattcctcctcctctttgttCCTTTCCCCCAGAACGAACCAGTTCAGAAATACGTTAAAGATGCCATCACACGGGACAAGGCAGCTCAGAGCCTGCGGCCCCCTTTGGGAAGCACCCAGCAAATCCTTCAGGAGCTGCgctgtgccaggcaggcagaaaggaaggagaagcGGTACCGGGTCATTTCCAGCCACCGGCCCCACTGTGCCCACACAGCTGCACCTGCCGCAGACGGACAGGCTGTGCCCCACGGGGACAGGTTGGACTCTGAAGCACTGCAGGATGCTTCACCAGaggagagcagtgctgtggaTAAAAGTTCAGACTGCTGTGGGAAATTCCAGCTGTTTGATATTATACAAGAAGAGGAGACAGTGGGAGATTCCAGTGTAACCACTGCAAACCCACAGGTCAGCTATGAACCTGGGCTACTTGAAGTGCTTTGGTATGGCTGTTGAGTGGCACATGTGGGCAGACTGCTGTGGCAGTTTTATTGTACTCTAAGTATTCCACTATTTAATAGGAGCTTTAACTAGTGCACCTAGTTAAAGCTCCTATTAAAGGAGCAAGTTGCAATGTTTCATGAGGATCCTGAGTGCACTAATGTTCAAGCAGACAGTGTGCATAGCTGCTGCTTAAGGAAGGCCTTGTTCCACCCTATTTTCCTTTGCCCTGGTCTGATGGATAAGTTCTCTTTTCATCTGAAAACTGTTGGCTGTAAATGAGACTTTGTATGAATTTAGTGGAAACGTTTTTTCGTTTTTTCTCAGCAGAAGACCAATCCAGATGCAATTCTCTGCAATGCAGTAGAGATGATCCGTGAGCGTTTAAACATTTCTGAAGATGGTAAAGAACACGGTCACAAAGAGGATGAGTATGTTTATGACATCTACTATAAGGAAACATCAGCCCCTGACTGGATTGAAAATATCCTTTCTGTACAGCCCTACAGAGAAGAATATGAATGGGTAAGAGTGCGGAAAAAAACAATCTTTCTCAATTAGAAAGACATCAAATAAAAGATGTTTAAAATTCTGCTCTTGGAAGCTGCCATGCTAAGAAAGGTCCTTTCAGGCAGACACTACATGTATGCTCAGTGACCTCTTGTGTGAGGCCTTTTGTAACTGCCAGTCCCATGTTCCTGCAGGTTACTCCTGATCCCAGGACATCATATGACAAAATGGAAGGGATGGTGCTCAGGTCACGAGAAGAATCTCTCTGGTTTCAAACTGACAATTCCATTTTGGCACAGGAGAATTGCATCATTTATGTCTTGCTTGCAGTTAGGAGGCAGCCATTAAAATGGCATTGTAAATAGGactgaatgaaaacaaaagcaagggGGAACACACAACTTTTGCACTATTTGAGGACTTGACTTTAATCTTCATATCAGAGATTTTTTCATAATACTTCTTCAGTGACTGTGGAGTTAGGAAGTTTAATCTAAGGTTTAGTCTTGTGTTGTATAGTTCCTGTGATTAACAGACTTGTATATTGGGAgcctgaaattattttctgtcttcccTGATCTATTATACTACTGCTGAAGTGAGTAGGATTAAGCTAGACATTAGCATTGAAGTGCTAGAGTGGAACACATACATGTGGGACTTCACTGATTTTTCACCTCAAGCAGATTTGAAGTGTGCTGGTGAATGCAGTAACAACTCCAAATTCTCCTGCAGTGtgccctgtgtcactgcagaATTACTTCTGCTGGCCATCAGTATTTCCTGGCTCTTTCTGGTCTGTACAGTATTGCACAGCTGGATGAAAATTCACTTAACATTCACTATAAGCACAGACACTCAGCATTGTGTTTTGTGTTGACATGCAGGTAAATGATGATCCTGGTCCAGAGGAAGTGTatgatgatgaagatgatgaaaatgatgaaaataacTGGCGTAATGATTATCCTGAGGAAGATGAATTCTTGCCTGAGGAAGATGGAGAAAAAGGTACACCTGTCATAaatgctgtttgctttcctgCTGTGCATGTATACATCCCCTCTTTTTTACATGCTATCCCTAAAAAAGCAACTTAACTGAGCACTGCTGGGGTAGGATTCTGCTCTTAAAATGGTGAAATGCTTGTAGAGAAGGATTATCTTTCTTGGAACTAGAAGAGAAATTAGTGCTCGTGAAAAGACAAAATTGAGAAATTTTGAGCCTCACATTGAGGCTGCTGGAATTGCAAAGGTTTGCTTGCTTACAGAAGGAATCCGTGACTTGGGTCCACATGCTTGTGAAACACTGCCTCTGCCTTCTGAAGTCTCTACCCCAGAGTCCTTCAAGCACAGTTCAAACCCCTGCTCATACAGAAGTTAATCAGACTTCGTTAGTTTCTCAAGAAGCTTAAACTAGTCTGATTAACCtaattttttaagtaaaaagaAGGGATAATCTAGAAGTGTTGATGCTTTCTCTGCAGATTCTGAAGAGAGCTTCAGTGATGAGGACCAATGTTACAGAAGAAGAACATGGGACAAGTATCGAGAGGAGGTTTTGAAGGAATTTGGATACGATCAGATTGAAGATTTGGGTTCTGACtaacagcctggttttggagATGAAATGCACACTGAGGGTGAACATTTGCTGCTGTAGGAGAATGTACTATCTGAGCAGCCAGCTTCAGCTGGTGGACATTAAACAGATGGGTGTGTTATAGGTAAAAGATAAGTTATGTTAAATTAGGGTAGAGTTaaattatattgtatatattatgttatattaattGTATTATGTTAAGAGTTTGGGGGTCCAGGGTTTGGTGGAACGGAGGTCCAGCAGGGCAAGGTGAGGTCAAAGAGGGATTGGATGGAAGATCTGACCAATCATTCAAAGCCCTGCAGAAATGATTGGTCCAGACTGAACAGAGTTAAAGATGAATGAGGAGCCTGGAAATGGACCAGTCACCATGCAGATCCGTAATGGAGCAATCCTGGACTCGAAGGGGTCTATAAATGGGGGAGTTTAGTTGGGTTGGGGTTCTTCTTTTTGGAAAGTTGCTTTTGGGGGAGAACCCAGTGCATTTGTGGGTAGCGTTTTTGGCTCACTGTGTGGGTGCTTGGGCTTATCCTAGATATTCCATTCCTTGTagctattttaataaatgagAACCTCTTTTTCCAGAGAAAGTTTGACCTTGTTCATGTTCATAACAGGTGTGCTATAAATGATCAATCGAAAAGCCAAATTATCAAAAtgcaaaagattttattttccacGACCAAATACAGTCCTCAAAAACCACAGCCGGTGCTCCTGGAGGGGTTTGCAAAGCAGCGCCTCTCTCTGGCTGCTCCTCGCGGCCTTTCGGGGCTCcgctctggctgtgctgccctgcacagtAGCCcggccgcgggcagcgccgTCCGCTGCCGCTAACCGAGGGCACGGCGGCTCCTCCCGCGCTGTGACAGCCGCGGACAcggcaggagcacagctccgGCCCACAGCACCCGCCCCCGGGACAGGCTGTGCGCGGCACTCGCTTCTCTACACTCTTCCTCACTTGGAAGCTACTGAACAGTCAGTAAGTGAAGCTTGAATTTCTGCCTAGACAGATGCTGAAGCTCCGCCCTACAAGGATAACAGCTGCCATCCAGCCTTTCCCATGTGGAGATGTCGTCACCCCTGATAATAAGCCCCATGCCCTCCCTAAAGGGTTTTTCCTTATTTGTGGTGACAGAGCGTGGGCAGGGCATCCCCTCTTGTCTGATCGGAGGTCCATGCACCATTGGAAAGCTGAGCCTGTTTACACCCAACAAGACCCAAATCATGGATTGGTGAACCAAAACCAGCGCCCACAATTCAGCCCACAAAAAGAGAAACTTAAGGAATTTGGACCCAAATAGTGATTCTGAAATCATACATTGGTCTGAACCAAAAGGTGTTGCAATCACCGTATTTTTGCCACGGGTGTCTGCAGCCAAAACTCGAGGTGCATTGTCACACCTAGAGTGTTGGGTTGCTAAACAGGCCAATATTACATCATCTGCACTTTCTGACCTCCTGGCAGATGACAAAACA
This portion of the Ammospiza nelsoni isolate bAmmNel1 chromosome 13, bAmmNel1.pri, whole genome shotgun sequence genome encodes:
- the PRMT7 gene encoding protein arginine N-methyltransferase 7, with translation MKTFCGRANPTTGSMEWLEEGEDYDYHQEIARSRYADMLHDKDRNVKYYQGIHAAVSRVKERGEKAIVLDIGTGTGLLSMMAASAGADFCYAIEVFKPMANAAVKIVEKNGFSDKIKVINKHSTEVTVGPDGDMQCRANILVTELFDTELIGEGALPTYEHAHKYLVQEGCEAVPHRATVYVQLVESRRMWSWKKLFPVHVEAEDGEKILVPPSEMENCPGLPSVCDIQLNQMPSGDFSTLSDVVKMFSVDFSKPVQSASTCYRVQLEAVKSGKAQIVLSWWDIDMDPSGMINCSMAPYWVKPTSALQWRDHWMQCVYFLPREEPVLQGEKLHLTACRDEYSVWYNLQKAREGESRADEEEQKADVCVQSPVCRCRAHLLWNRPRFGELNDQSRTRQYVKSLRKVLKTDSICLCISDGSLLPVLAHYLGAKQVFTLENSGVACSVMEKIFKANNLEDKIKIIEVRPELLKPSHLEDKKISVLVGEPFFTTSLLPWHNLYFWYARTAVSSHLASNVTVLPQSASLHMMIVEFQDLWRIRSPCGICEGFDVRTMDDMIKDSLNFRESKEAEPHPLWEYPCKSLSEPQEVLTFDFTKTVPEHCLSTEGSVKLLRKGKSHGAVLWMEYHLTADISVSTGLMKLSNEKGNCEWNPHCKQAVYFFSSVIESEILSDPTAVEYAMNFDTKTGEIAMDFKLL
- the SLC7A6OS gene encoding probable RNA polymerase II nuclear localization protein SLC7A6OS; protein product: MAGAAVLRVRRKRGGSEPAEALLLACKRRRAEPVENNLFKLAATVSSKNEPVQKYVKDAITRDKAAQSLRPPLGSTQQILQELRCARQAERKEKRYRVISSHRPHCAHTAAPAADGQAVPHGDRLDSEALQDASPEESSAVDKSSDCCGKFQLFDIIQEEETVGDSSVTTANPQKTNPDAILCNAVEMIRERLNISEDGKEHGHKEDEYVYDIYYKETSAPDWIENILSVQPYREEYEWVNDDPGPEEVYDDEDDENDENNWRNDYPEEDEFLPEEDGEKDSEESFSDEDQCYRRRTWDKYREEVLKEFGYDQIEDLGSD